The following proteins come from a genomic window of Pirellula staleyi DSM 6068:
- a CDS encoding biopolymer transporter ExbD, producing MAVKINKGKALDLFNLTPMIDMVFLLLIFFLVASRFEEEDRELDVELPSASEARPQISKPKEIYVNVDSTGKMFVDGRVVSSLELDRFLTRAAVDNPLGQTVVIRADKRVELDSVVVVMNLCNKAGIRDYSLTTAGEP from the coding sequence ATGGCGGTGAAGATCAACAAGGGTAAAGCCCTCGACCTGTTCAACCTTACACCCATGATCGACATGGTGTTCTTGCTTTTGATTTTCTTTCTCGTGGCAAGCCGGTTTGAGGAAGAAGATCGCGAGCTCGATGTGGAGTTGCCGAGCGCTAGTGAAGCACGTCCGCAGATCTCGAAGCCAAAGGAAATTTACGTCAACGTCGATAGCACGGGTAAGATGTTCGTGGATGGACGCGTGGTGAGTTCACTTGAACTCGACCGCTTTCTGACACGTGCGGCTGTCGACAATCCACTGGGACAAACAGTGGTGATTCGCGCCGACAAACGAGTGGAACTCGACAGCGTGGTGGTGGTGATGAACTTGTGTAATAAGGCCGGAATTCGCGATTATTCTCTCACCACTGCGGGCGAACCGTAA
- a CDS encoding prenyltransferase/squalene oxidase repeat-containing protein → MAKIRRVVRKVQASGGDYFDEHLWPVFIALVVLGGFLMGISAAYLKFSDTPWYANALTSLILIPVVIAAFMFAFCYVDNRVVRRSMQLSVVLCGILHIALVIQMLETKIFSAFFDEPAATEQIVERRPPKVIPEYRPEQLLPAEDRPRQDFERPVETQTPEPVEPVTEIVRQPEQEKQETPPEPQPVPVPEQVATTEPNVVKRPRPNEAAPRQAEQASKLSRQTKPSEMKVSQVTETPQITEPRPTGVEATAAKSTVKRQDPAASPSGKVAADAPSSTLDTPQPRVARQTAQRSAEQSATKTPTLERAVATPAATPRSQVAVSETPATSKATTPTELAPSTVSPTKRTATSVEVASKEATDVPLARATPDSKPQRAELPSEQRPQVAQAQQPTPSRQTRNTARPDLATAAAEVAPGEASPTAQPTEMAPAATALARASAEVSSPTPSTTPATEPNTANTQQAAARIARTTGQSAPAATANPQATPTRTRATGNPSINNAPQVEVAAAAPTTASTSGELAPSSMATRRQATAESEAAPSAGNPTPAAVAAATPSNTPSETPRRTTVAASSGDAPPADSPAQPAPSARSSTRPAVANVVTNVSDVPTNAAPNTAASSNPGPSSATVSRQTAPGSVAAQRTQNSADSASSSAATQITAGSFSRVPTAQSPSILPAPVAGAPRRAVAASNSATSPAAVESPAAAVAQGSGDQSAEPARMALSRSIAGTAGAGRSPNFDRALPGAESPAQVASAAARRAEATQKAEPGDALSPSAPATVARSRSDADLPTASLRAEATEVATAPGSNTTADISASSSAALSRADANARPSQVTGAPGASDVDVGSTQVVAEQGMGRASGGGQTQLNFDTQSPQIARRTSSGGAPIVSLAAADLGDTASAPMADGGGQPSAAQPDATTLAINRTTAGGESTISGGPSKADEAGPVTEVNTAQTLAQSQVSRADNSDGSASGGGEPALTAEEEEEERKRRLARAAAGGAPQLALSGPTLADVAASPMGDGGDGGTPSPEPNAAPSALATNRQQSPDGGAPAGGAPQALAAAGEPGESGAETKGAIAIARAEAAEATPGTPEVGGGTASPSRAPTGPAFVASAQADVAMVGGMPESGGSPQGAPLEAQGVDGGRIAGGARATADSGPAGAMAGSEVAIADSVGGAGSAPGSRSTSAAGNEGPMVDGSDVAGGPARSSVDSPGPLGASVVAEIPEIGPNSAVAQAELDHSMGGMGDTPMSRPAGEAIAVNIEAPDGPGGLGSEFTPQVGLNNRQARSDSIDVQVRTARFVRQAVGGLPSISTTAIVATDSFSKRSSRTPGTESGGGKGAPPPQTEEAIEMGLEFLARHQQPDGSWSLQGFGEETMLVSDTGATALALLSFQGAGYNHREHRYKDVVRMALDYMIKNQKEDGDLFLPLDDQSNQSVWLYSHSLATLALCEAYGMTQDPSLKEPAQKAIDFIVKSQHPERGGWRYSPGVSADTSVTGWMTMALKSGELANLEVPPETYTKIQKWLDSAQTSADRPYEYRYNPLAPDTIEQRHGRAPTKSMTAVGLLMRLYTGWRRDNPNMVSGADYLKEHLPAIGSARQPERDTYYWYYATQVMFHMKGDYWKEWNAKLHPLLVNTQVQQGPLAGSWSPRGPVPDRWGPHGGRIYVTTMNLLSLEVYYRHLPLYEDTAK, encoded by the coding sequence ATGGCCAAGATCAGACGCGTCGTTCGCAAGGTGCAAGCCAGCGGGGGCGACTATTTTGACGAGCATCTGTGGCCCGTATTTATTGCGCTCGTCGTTCTCGGCGGCTTCTTGATGGGCATTAGCGCGGCCTATCTCAAGTTCAGCGATACGCCCTGGTATGCCAATGCCCTCACGTCGCTGATTCTAATTCCGGTCGTCATCGCGGCTTTCATGTTCGCGTTTTGCTACGTCGACAACCGCGTAGTGCGGCGCTCGATGCAGCTGTCGGTGGTGCTGTGTGGCATTCTGCATATCGCCCTCGTGATTCAAATGCTCGAGACCAAGATCTTCAGCGCGTTCTTCGATGAACCTGCAGCAACCGAGCAGATTGTCGAGCGCCGTCCGCCGAAAGTCATTCCCGAATATCGCCCCGAACAGTTGCTGCCTGCAGAGGATCGTCCACGGCAAGATTTCGAACGTCCTGTGGAAACGCAGACCCCTGAACCTGTGGAACCCGTGACCGAGATTGTTCGTCAGCCAGAACAAGAGAAGCAAGAGACCCCGCCCGAGCCGCAGCCGGTGCCAGTTCCCGAGCAAGTGGCGACGACTGAGCCCAACGTGGTGAAGCGTCCCCGGCCGAACGAAGCGGCTCCGCGACAAGCGGAGCAAGCGTCGAAGCTTTCTCGACAAACCAAGCCATCGGAAATGAAGGTGAGTCAGGTCACCGAGACGCCGCAGATCACGGAGCCTCGCCCGACTGGTGTAGAAGCGACAGCTGCGAAAAGCACGGTGAAACGTCAAGATCCAGCCGCCTCTCCGAGTGGCAAAGTGGCTGCCGATGCGCCGAGTAGCACGCTCGATACTCCGCAGCCCCGCGTAGCACGGCAAACGGCACAGCGTTCGGCCGAGCAGTCTGCGACAAAAACCCCTACGCTCGAACGCGCAGTAGCAACGCCTGCGGCAACTCCGCGATCGCAAGTGGCTGTGAGTGAGACCCCAGCGACCTCGAAAGCGACAACGCCAACGGAGCTTGCCCCATCGACAGTCTCGCCCACGAAGCGGACAGCTACTTCGGTTGAAGTTGCCAGTAAAGAAGCGACCGATGTACCACTGGCTCGAGCCACTCCCGATTCGAAGCCTCAGCGAGCAGAGCTTCCCTCGGAGCAGCGTCCTCAAGTGGCTCAGGCACAGCAGCCAACTCCTTCTCGTCAAACTCGCAACACGGCCAGACCTGACTTAGCAACTGCTGCCGCCGAAGTTGCACCAGGAGAAGCCAGCCCCACTGCTCAGCCGACGGAAATGGCGCCAGCTGCGACGGCGCTTGCGCGTGCCTCGGCCGAAGTTTCGTCGCCGACTCCGTCGACCACGCCCGCCACGGAACCGAACACGGCCAATACACAGCAAGCAGCAGCGCGTATCGCACGTACGACGGGCCAATCGGCTCCGGCAGCAACGGCCAATCCTCAAGCAACCCCGACTCGCACGCGAGCTACGGGGAATCCCAGCATCAATAACGCCCCGCAAGTGGAGGTAGCTGCTGCCGCGCCGACCACGGCCTCGACATCGGGCGAACTGGCTCCATCGAGCATGGCGACACGTCGTCAAGCGACAGCCGAGAGTGAAGCAGCTCCATCGGCAGGTAATCCGACTCCTGCGGCAGTCGCGGCTGCGACCCCTAGTAATACGCCAAGCGAGACACCGCGTCGCACGACAGTAGCAGCCAGTAGTGGTGATGCGCCTCCTGCTGATTCGCCTGCTCAGCCTGCACCGAGTGCTCGCTCCAGCACGCGACCTGCTGTAGCCAATGTGGTGACCAACGTGAGTGACGTGCCGACCAATGCCGCGCCAAACACGGCTGCCAGCAGTAATCCTGGCCCCTCGAGTGCCACAGTGTCGCGTCAAACTGCTCCCGGAAGTGTCGCAGCGCAGCGCACGCAAAACAGTGCCGATAGTGCTTCCTCGAGCGCTGCCACTCAAATCACCGCAGGCAGCTTCAGCCGAGTCCCAACCGCTCAATCGCCATCGATCTTGCCTGCACCAGTGGCGGGAGCTCCTCGCCGAGCTGTGGCTGCAAGCAACAGCGCCACATCGCCCGCTGCTGTCGAAAGTCCAGCTGCAGCTGTGGCGCAGGGAAGCGGCGACCAGTCGGCTGAGCCGGCCCGCATGGCACTCAGTCGATCGATTGCAGGGACCGCAGGGGCTGGTCGTTCGCCAAACTTCGATCGGGCACTTCCAGGAGCCGAAAGCCCAGCTCAAGTTGCCTCGGCTGCCGCTCGACGTGCAGAAGCAACGCAAAAAGCGGAACCTGGCGATGCGCTTTCCCCCAGTGCACCTGCGACGGTAGCTCGCTCGCGTAGCGATGCCGATTTGCCTACCGCATCGCTGCGTGCCGAAGCTACGGAAGTCGCCACCGCTCCAGGCAGCAACACTACGGCTGACATCTCGGCGAGCTCTAGTGCCGCACTCTCTCGCGCCGATGCCAATGCACGTCCGTCGCAAGTCACAGGTGCACCTGGAGCCAGCGACGTTGACGTCGGCAGCACGCAGGTGGTGGCCGAACAGGGGATGGGGCGTGCTTCTGGAGGTGGGCAAACGCAGCTGAATTTCGATACTCAGTCGCCCCAGATCGCCCGTCGAACCAGCAGCGGCGGAGCCCCCATCGTATCGCTCGCCGCGGCTGATCTAGGAGATACTGCTTCGGCCCCAATGGCTGATGGTGGTGGACAACCGTCGGCTGCTCAGCCCGATGCCACCACGCTGGCGATCAATCGCACCACAGCTGGAGGTGAGTCGACGATTTCTGGCGGCCCTTCGAAAGCAGATGAAGCTGGCCCTGTCACCGAAGTGAACACCGCACAAACCCTTGCTCAAAGCCAAGTGAGCCGCGCCGACAACTCCGATGGTTCGGCTTCCGGAGGTGGCGAGCCGGCCCTCACCGCTGAAGAAGAGGAAGAAGAGCGTAAGCGTCGCTTAGCACGCGCTGCAGCCGGTGGAGCCCCTCAACTGGCGCTCAGCGGACCGACACTGGCCGACGTAGCAGCATCTCCGATGGGCGATGGTGGCGACGGTGGGACTCCCTCTCCAGAGCCTAACGCCGCACCTTCGGCACTGGCGACCAATCGTCAACAAAGTCCTGATGGTGGTGCGCCAGCCGGTGGTGCTCCCCAAGCTCTGGCCGCCGCTGGTGAACCCGGCGAGTCGGGAGCTGAAACCAAGGGGGCCATCGCCATTGCTCGCGCTGAAGCTGCCGAAGCAACACCGGGCACTCCTGAGGTAGGTGGCGGAACCGCTTCCCCTTCACGCGCACCAACAGGTCCCGCTTTTGTCGCTTCAGCTCAGGCCGATGTGGCGATGGTAGGTGGCATGCCCGAGTCGGGTGGTTCGCCTCAAGGTGCCCCGCTGGAAGCCCAAGGAGTTGACGGCGGACGCATTGCTGGTGGCGCTCGTGCAACGGCTGATAGCGGACCTGCCGGAGCGATGGCGGGAAGTGAAGTGGCGATCGCCGATTCGGTCGGGGGAGCAGGTTCCGCGCCTGGAAGTCGCAGTACATCAGCCGCTGGTAACGAAGGTCCGATGGTCGATGGCTCCGATGTGGCTGGGGGTCCAGCCCGCTCGAGTGTCGATTCACCAGGACCTCTCGGAGCGTCGGTGGTGGCCGAGATTCCTGAAATCGGGCCCAACTCTGCAGTAGCTCAAGCCGAACTCGATCACAGCATGGGTGGCATGGGCGACACGCCCATGTCGCGACCCGCTGGTGAGGCAATTGCCGTGAACATCGAAGCTCCGGATGGACCCGGTGGACTCGGTAGCGAATTCACACCCCAGGTTGGCCTCAACAATCGTCAGGCTCGCAGCGACAGCATCGACGTGCAAGTTCGCACGGCCCGATTTGTCCGACAAGCAGTGGGTGGTCTGCCGAGCATCAGCACCACGGCGATCGTTGCCACCGATTCCTTCTCCAAGCGTTCTTCGCGAACTCCTGGAACGGAATCGGGAGGTGGCAAGGGGGCTCCACCACCGCAGACAGAAGAAGCGATTGAGATGGGGCTCGAATTCTTGGCTCGTCATCAACAGCCCGATGGAAGTTGGTCGCTGCAAGGATTTGGCGAAGAGACCATGCTCGTGAGCGATACTGGGGCGACAGCGCTCGCGCTCCTCTCGTTCCAAGGGGCCGGGTATAACCATCGCGAGCATCGCTACAAAGATGTGGTGCGCATGGCCCTCGACTACATGATTAAAAATCAAAAGGAAGATGGCGATCTCTTCCTGCCGCTCGACGATCAGTCGAATCAAAGTGTCTGGCTCTATAGTCACAGCCTGGCGACGCTGGCTCTCTGCGAAGCCTATGGCATGACGCAAGATCCCTCGCTGAAAGAACCAGCCCAAAAGGCAATTGATTTCATCGTCAAATCGCAGCATCCCGAGCGTGGCGGCTGGCGCTATTCACCCGGCGTAAGCGCCGACACGTCGGTCACAGGCTGGATGACGATGGCCCTCAAGAGTGGCGAACTGGCGAACCTTGAGGTTCCTCCCGAGACCTACACCAAGATTCAAAAATGGCTCGATTCGGCCCAAACTTCGGCTGATAGGCCTTACGAATATCGCTACAACCCACTCGCCCCCGACACCATCGAACAGCGTCATGGTCGGGCTCCCACAAAGTCGATGACAGCCGTGGGGCTCCTCATGCGACTCTATACCGGCTGGCGTCGCGACAACCCGAACATGGTGAGTGGTGCCGACTATCTCAAGGAACACTTGCCAGCGATCGGCTCCGCGCGTCAACCAGAACGAGACACCTACTACTGGTACTATGCCACGCAGGTGATGTTCCACATGAAGGGTGACTACTGGAAAGAGTGGAACGCCAAACTCCACCCACTGCTAGTGAACACGCAAGTGCAGCAAGGTCCGCTTGCCGGAAGTTGGTCCCCTCGCGGACCAGTTCCTGATCGCTGGGGCCCCCATGGTGGTCGCATCTACGTCACCACGATGAATCTGCTTTCGCTCGAAGTCTACTACCGCCATCTGCCGCTGTACGAAGACACCGCGAAATAG